The genomic interval TCCTTCTGCAGACGTAGAAACTCATCCTGAAGTCGTTCGCGGGCAATTGGATCGACTGCGCCGAACGGTTCGTCCAGCAACATGATTGGCGGATCGGCAGCCAGCGCCCGGGCGACACCCACGCGTTGGCGCTGCCCACCGGAGAGTTGCTTGGGGTAGCGATCACGGTACTGCGAGGGATCCAAACCGACGAGATCGAGCATCTCGTCCACTCGTGCTGGAATCTTCGACGAGGGCCACTTAAGCAATTTCAATACGGCTGCCACATTGTCGCCGACGCGCCGGTGCGGAAACAACCCACCCTGTTGGATGACATAGCCGATGCTTCGTCGTAACTCGTTCGGGTCTACGTCAGTGACGTCCTGGCCGTCGATGATGATCCGACCGGACGTTGGCTCGACCAGACGGTTGATCATCTTCATGGTCGTGGTCTTTCCGCACCCTGAGGGTCCGACCAGCATGACAATTTCGCCCTTGCGCACCCGGAGGTCCAGATTGTCGACCGCTGGCTCAGAACACCCGGGGAAGGTCTTAGTCAGATTTTCAAGGTGGATAAATGGGTCAGTCATGGAGGCCTCTTGATGTCGTTAATTTGCCAAGGTTGATGAATGCAAGATTGAGGATGAGTCCCACGATGGCGACGCCCACTATTCCCGACAACGCCTGGTACAGGGCTGTCGGTGCGCCGAGGGTATTGAGCCCGTCATAGATTGCGCGGCCAAGTCCAGGTCCTCGCACGATCGCGCCGATTGTTGCCGTGCTGACAAGCAACAGAGCCGCGACTCGAATCCCGGTGAGGATGATGGGCCACGCCATCGGAAACTCCACTTTCATCAGGCTCTGTCGCCGACTCATGCCGATCGCTGCAGCGGCTTCCACCACAGAAGCGTCTACGCCATTCAATCCAACGATGGTGTTCTGAACGATCGGAAGTAGCGAGTAAAGGGTCAAAGCCACCA from Pseudarthrobacter sp. SSS035 carries:
- a CDS encoding ABC transporter permease, coding for MSYLDYWSYFGGKLVQQFGEHIVVVLVATLLGSIVGVSLGIAVYRRPRAKAIAIKMSGVLLTIPSLALYVLLISIIGLGWPPVLVALTLYSLLPIVQNTIVGLNGVDASVVEAAAAIGMSRRQSLMKVEFPMAWPIILTGIRVAALLLVSTATIGAIVRGPGLGRAIYDGLNTLGAPTALYQALSGIVGVAIVGLILNLAFINLGKLTTSRGLHD